AAGGACTGGAAGATACTTTAAATTTAATTGAATATATTTTAAAAAGACTTGAGAAGACTCTAATTCAAAATAAAATCAGCGATGAAAATGAATTAAGAATTTTTATTCAATCTCTACGCCAAAATTCTCAAGAGTTATTTGATATGGTTGATGAAATTGATACTGAATTTAGATAAAGCGAAGTGGCTAAAAATGCTAATGCAAATAGGGTATAAAAAATTAAATTTAAAGGCGTTGGCATGTTCGCTAAGTCCACCAAATCTTTTGGATTTCCCTTTTTCCGGGTTACCACCTATCACCTGCTGCTATAAATAAAATGCGTCTAAAAGAATAGCCTTTAGTATCTTTAGTTTTCTTCCCTTAAAGAATAACCTTTTATGAAAATATTTCTTGTCGTCTGTATTTTCATAACGGCTTTATCAACCACACATGCACAAGAAATTAGTACCAAAGGGAAAATAGTGGACGAATTTAATTCAGCTGTCCCGTATGCCAGTGTCGTTTTTAAAAGCGACACCTCGGCAGATACGGTTTTTGGGGTTTTAAGTGAAGAAGATGGTAGTTTCTCCATTTCATTAGAAAAGGATAGGTATACCTTAGAAATTACCGTTGTAGGTCTTCAATCCACCACAAGTTCCATAGACCTTACCAGTGCAGGTGAAACCTATGATTTGGGAGCTATACTTTTGAAAACGGTTGCCTTGGACGAGGTTGTTGTCAAAAACAGAAATAGCCCCTATAAACTCAATCTGGATAAGAAAGAATATAAGGTATCGGGGGATCTATTTTCAAAAGGGGGAACGCTCTCCGACGTAATTCAAAATGTGCCCTCCGTACAAATTGATGCTAACGGTGCTTTAAGCTTACGGGGAAGTGCCGATATCATCGTACTTCTTAACGGTAAACCAAGTGGCCTAACCGCTTCTACCGATCTTCTAAGGTCCATACCTGCCAGTAGTATCGATAAAATTGAGGTAATTACGAACCCCAGCGGGAAATATGTTGCCCAAGGTTCGGCCGGGATACTTAACATTGTTTTAAAAAAAGGAAAAGCCAAAGGCTTTAATGGTAGTGTCGAAATTTTTGGAGGACATCGTTTAAATGCGGGAAGTAATATCAATATCAATGGGGCGAACGATAAAAGCAGTTGGTATATTAACTCCGGTGTGGGTTATTCCGAACCCAAAGGTAAAAATAGCGTGGAGTTGCAAAACTTTGAGACGACTCCCGATCGCACCTCCCAAAATTCCGAACGCATCCGAAAACAGTTGTACGGCCTAGTGAACATTGGAGGCGCTCATGATATTCGGAAGAATCAGAATATGTCGGGGTCTTTCACCTACCGCAGGGCCAATGCAAATAATGACAATGCTACTTTTTACAACGACTTTGAGAATACCCAGTTGTTAGCAAGTTCTGAACGCCTAGAGGATGAGAACGAAAAGAACGATTTTTTACAAGGCGAAATCAACTATTCCATAGAACTGGATACGCTTGGTCAAGTTCTAAAAATTGGGGCCGACGGTCAGTTTATCCAGAGTACGGAAAATTCTGAAATTACGGAGAACGAAACATTTCCAGAGATGACATTCTTAAATACCGATAGAACCTTTAGTTCCGAGGACAATCAGCGGTTTCTGCTCTCCGTAGATTATGAGCTTCCACTTAATAAAAATCAAAAACTAGAACTTGGCTATCTAGGGTCTTTTAAAGATATAACGAACGATTTTGAAGTCGTAACCGGCACGGGAAGTGAATTTGTTCCCATTCCCGAATTTACCAATAGCACTACGTTCCGAGAAAACATCCACAGTTTCTATGTTCAGTTGGGGAAAAAGTATGAAAAAATAGCCTATCAATTGTCTTTACGTTCAGAACTTACCGATATAGCATTGAACGATGCAAACAATACGGTTGTAGTGGATAAAAATTTTACGGACTGGTTTCCTTCAGCTTTTATAAACTATAACCCAAACGAAGAAGAAGAATATCGACTTTCGTTTACACGGCGCATTTTAAGGCCGTCAGGTTTTATTTATTTGCCATTTTCAAGTTATACGGACGAAAGAAACATTTTCGTTGGTGACCCGGATATCAACCCATCCTATACGTTTAGTAGCGAACTAGGCTACTCCTATAAAATTTCAAATTCCTTAACCTTAACACCAACATTGTATTTTAGAAATACCGAAGATGAAGTTGAATTTTTTGTAGAAAAGAGAACGATTACGATCAATGAAGAGGAACGGGAAGTGTTTGCTTCTACCTTGACCAATATCGGGACCTACACCGCTTACGGACTTGAGTTGGGCGTGTCCTACAAACCTGCAAATTGGTGGGATATCTATTTTGAAAGTACGTTTAACGGCTTTAACCAAAAAGGTAACGTAAGAGGTGCCAGTTTTGATGGGACAGGGGTTTTGATCTATGGGCGTTTAAACCACACGGTCAATTTATCTAAAAAACTGAAAGTACAATGGCAAAATAATTATAGAGGTCCTATTGAAACGGGACAATATCGCAGAAAAGGTATTTACGCCATGAACATGGGTCTAAACTATGATATCTTTAAAGGTAATGGGGCCATTACGTTGAACGTTGTAGATGTGCTCAACTCCAATATTAGAAGGGTCACCAGTTTCGGAAGTGATTTTACACGGGATTTAGAGTTGCAAAATAGAGTGCGTCAAATCAATTTATCCTTAAGTTATCGTTTTGATCCCAAGTCAAAGACTAAACAGGGTAATCAATATGATAAAAACGAAATCATAAATTGATTTACTTTTTAAGAACTCTGAAATAGTTCATTTTTAAAGTAAAGTGGAGGCTTAGGTGATAGATAAAACTGAACATAAAACTAAAAGTTCTAGCTATGTGCGTGGTTTAAAACAAACGCTAATTTGCTATCGTTCTGTTCATTGCTTAACGCTTAGCATTTTTTATATTTCAATATTCAATAAATCCAGTTTTGACAGAACCTCTAATAGTCACTTTAACTAAAATATAGAAGTATGCGTTCGTGGACAGTTTTATTTTTAGTAGTTCTCTTTCATGGATGTAATACAGCCCCACCATATGAAGTTATAGATGGTATTCTGGAAGTCCCTGAAAACCGACTAAATTCCGATTCTCGAACGCTTAAATTGGTGTATAAAGTGCTTAAGGCAAAAAAAGCCGATCCGTTGAAATCTCCAATTCTATATCTACAGGGCGGCCCAGGAGCTTCCACCTTAATAATGGAGGAGTCTTGGAAAAATCACCCTCTCCGGAAAGACAGGGATATTGTACTGATGGATCAACGCGGAACAGGTGCATCGGAAGCAAATTGCGTTGATATGGGTAAAGCCATCTTTGCTATTGCGAGACAAGACTTAGGCCCTAAAGAAGAATTATGGGCATTGGACTCAATCTTTAACCAATGTAGGAACGCACTCAGTCAAAAAGGAGTTGATTTGGCTGGATATACCAGCCAAGAAAATGCTACCGATTTTGAGGACTTACGTAAAGAATTGGGGTATGAACAATGGAATCTATATGGAGCTTCCTATGGTTCAAGGTTGGGGTTAACTATCATGCGTGATTTTCCAAATAGTGTCCGTAGCTCAATCTTTGTAGGCGTTTTTGCTCCAGAATCTCAATTATCTGAAACGATTATCGATTTTGAAAAATCCCTTTTTGAAGTCCTAAGACGTTGTGAACAAAATGAGAAATGTAATAGTAGCTATCCTTCTCTTAAAACTCGTTTATTAAAAACTCTAAAAAGGTTAGAGTCGGAACCTTTACATTTAAACTACAATTCACAATCTTTTGTTCTGAACCGTCGAGATGCTTTACTATTACTACACCAGTCACTTTACAGTCGCTATTCAATAGGATATATCCCTGAACTTATTGAAGCGATGGAGAAAGGTAAATCGGAGCCCATAGAGAGTGCTTTGCAACGTGTTGAATTCATTTACAATTTCGTTAATTGGCCCATGAACAATTCGGTCATGGCCTATGATGAACTGCCCTTTATCGATAGTCTTGAAGTAATTAATGCTCAGGAAAAATCCGAGCTAGGATTTGACATTATGACCTTTGAAGGTTTTAACTCGCTATCCGACTGGCATCCATTTAGGGCGCCGGTTCTTGAAAACCAACCCGTGATTTCAGAAATTCCTACATTGATGGCTTCGGGCAGTTTAGACCCAGTCACTACAACTAGAAATACCAACGAAGCTTTAGTACATTTAAAAAATGGTTATGGCGTCGTTTTCCCAGATGAAAGTCATGATTTGTTCAATCCTTGTTTCCTTCAAATTACCGAAGATTTTCTTAACAATCCTTACGATAAACCTGATTTAGTTTGTAGCTCAATAAGACAGCCTATTGAATGGAACTTAGCCAAACCATCTCAATAAAAAATGCTAACAAAACCGAAACGAAATGCTGACTCTAGGGCAATACCGAAAGGTCTGTGTATATTTATGAAGTCGCTAATCCCAATAGCTATCGGGAGGGGATTTAGCTTTGGACAGAAAAAGTAAATATAAAAAAACGATATAGAGATTTAATATGGCAGATGTTGCAATCTTACCACTCGCATTATCGGTAATGTTAGGGCCCCAAATTTTGGTAGGGATGTTATTGATTACCCGAAAAGACCCCATCAAAAGTTCTTTGATTTACATTACCGCGATAATTTTAACGCTGATACTGACGACATATATGTATTATTCAATTATACAGCGAACGGATTTGCACATGGCTTCCTTTGCCGGTGTACCGATGTTGAAATACTTTTTAATCATACTGTTCATTGTCTTAATAATCCGCTCCCTGTTAAAACGTCATCAGGTAACAGCACCACCCAAATGGATGCAAGGAATTGCAACCGCTTCTTTAGGAAAAATTTTCATGATCGGTCTATGTTTAATTGCCTTTATGCCGACAGACATCGCAGTCACTTTTTCCATTGGAAGTATTTTGAACAGTGCGTCCAGTTCTTTTTTAGAGGCGTGGCCTTTTTTTGGTGCTGTTTTATTCATCTCATTTTTACCTCTAATAATCTATTTTTCTCTAGGCTCAAATGGGTCTCAGTATTTGGAAAAAGTGAACCGCTGGCTAAATACGCACGGCTATATTATAAACATCATCGTTTTCACGTTTTTTATATTCCTGTTGATTTAGTACAAGTTCTTTTGGCGACAAGGTATTTAAAGCGCGAATAGTAATTACCAAAAGCGAAAGATTATACCTAGCTTGCCAAATACCAGATAATTTCTCGTTTGGCCCTTAAATTGAAAAGATGTAAAAAGTTAGTTTCGTATTGGTGATAAAAATCAGCATCTTTCTGCTGAATACGTTACCTAAAGAAGCACTTTATACTTATGAAACATCTATTAATCCTAGCGCTACTCTTCAATTTAATCTTACCAACGAAAACGTATAGCCAAATGACAACGAACAAATATGAAGTAGCCTTTGAAGCGTTATTTAAAGATAAAAATCCCGAATACTACATAAAACTGACTCAAGCGCTTTCAGATTTTGAAAACCATCTTATTTCAACAGGCATTATTAAAAACACTGATTACAGTAACTATGTAGAATTACTTAAAAAGATTAGTGAGGACGACAACTTAAAGTTAGACATTACCTATGATTTGAAGGGGTCCCTTAAAGGTTAATTAGAGGCTGCAAATAAAGTCATGCCAACTATGGAAAGTGCCCTAATTGGACAAGAACACCTGAATATGGACAATTCAAAGAATTTTCTTATGAATCAAAAAGCTTCGGAGATTATAAATCAAGGTCAGGAAATAACCCGTTCACGATATGCCACTTTATTACTGGAAACATATGACGAAAAGGACTTTGAACTAAGATTGGTAAAATTGAAGATTTTAAGATTTCTCGACCCAAACTCGGACCTTGTTTATTACGTTTACGCAGGTAAACCTAGACCGGAATAAAATTTATTTTACAAACATCTATTCTTGTTTCAACTCATAACAAAATCGAAAGGTGTATCCCTACTGCTCATAAAAACTTCCAGCTAAACAAAACAAAATTATCAAACTAGGAAACAAAAAAAGTCCCGTAATACTAGCGTATAAGGGACTTTTCAGCTTGTATCCATGCTTATCTCGTTTTACTCGTAGTCGAAGTATTATTCGAAACCCTTTTTAAATCTAAATCCTGGAAATCGAAACTAAAATCGATAAAACGAGAAATCCCTTTCATTTTAATACTTTGGGCTTTGCCCTTTTCATCTAGTGCAAATAGCGCTAAGGCATCCGCTTTCATATCCTGGTATTCCCATTTTATGGCAAAAGTATTGCCGTTATAAAAAGCCATTTTACCATTCAACCTCGGCGATTTATAGGACTTAAACCATAAATCCCCATCTTTCTCAAATACTTCAACTTTTCCGAACCATTCATCTTCGTATATGCCCACATAATTGCTTTTATTGACTTTTACATTTTTATTTGCCTCCACTTCGGCCCAAACTCTTTCTGAATCGGGGTCACCCATTGGTCCGTCTTGCCGTTGCATCCCTTTGGCCATTTCAAGCCAATCGATACCAGTTTCCAATTGTAGATATTCATCCAAAAGCACAAAACCCATCAAACCGTTCAGAAAGCCTGCACCCTCGGAATTATTGAGAACCACGATACCGAGTTCCAATTCTGGAATCAAAGTCACCTCGGAAGACATGCCTGCGATCAACCCCGAATGTTCCACTTTAAAATAGCCGTTAAAATCTGACAAGAACCAACCTAACCCATATCCCGTAAAATGGACTTTAAAAGGTGACCTTGGGTCTGATTGTTTGTTCATAGGCGTGTGAACACGCCACATTTCTTGCTGTTGCTGTTCCGAGAATAAAGTTTTGTCCAAATTAGCTCCATATTTGCCTTCGTTCAATTGAACTAACATCCATTTACACATATCATTTGCGCTCGCCCAAATACCACCTGCCGCTCCGTTCATCTTCGGTTTTACGTTGGTACCCAAAGTAGATTCAGGGTTTTGTATGGCTTTCAACGTTTCACCATCAAAGGAATGGGCAATGGCAATCTTGTCATTTTTATGGGCTTCGTTATAACTGCCATAGGAATTATTCATTTCCAAGGGCTTTAAAATCTCATCCTGAACGAATGTTTCCCATGTTTTTCCGCTTACCCTTGCCGTAAGTTCGCCTGCCACAAGGTACAGCAGATTATCATAATCAAACTTTGTGCGGAAAGCCGTAGTGGGTTCGAAGTATTGAAAAGCGGTAAGCACATCATTGATTGTAAATTCCGAACCATCCGGAAAAATCATAAGGTCGCCAGCCCCAAGTCCTAAACCACTTCTATGGGTCAAAAGGTCTTGAATATTAAAGTTATTCGTAACATAATCATTGTACATTTTAAATTCGGGTATATAATCGACTACCTTATCTTCCCAATTAATTTTTCCCTGCTCCACCAAAATTGCTAATGCAGCGGAGGTAAAAGCTTTGGAATTGGAGGCAATGCCAAATGGGGTATCTGCAGTGACCGCTTCTTTTGATTCTATCGAGTTTACACCATAACCTTTTACGTGTACAATTTTACCGTCTTTGACGATGCCTATGGCAAAACCCACGGTATTATCCATGTTGTTTATTGCCTTATTG
This sequence is a window from Maribacter aestuarii. Protein-coding genes within it:
- a CDS encoding alpha/beta fold hydrolase, translated to MRSWTVLFLVVLFHGCNTAPPYEVIDGILEVPENRLNSDSRTLKLVYKVLKAKKADPLKSPILYLQGGPGASTLIMEESWKNHPLRKDRDIVLMDQRGTGASEANCVDMGKAIFAIARQDLGPKEELWALDSIFNQCRNALSQKGVDLAGYTSQENATDFEDLRKELGYEQWNLYGASYGSRLGLTIMRDFPNSVRSSIFVGVFAPESQLSETIIDFEKSLFEVLRRCEQNEKCNSSYPSLKTRLLKTLKRLESEPLHLNYNSQSFVLNRRDALLLLHQSLYSRYSIGYIPELIEAMEKGKSEPIESALQRVEFIYNFVNWPMNNSVMAYDELPFIDSLEVINAQEKSELGFDIMTFEGFNSLSDWHPFRAPVLENQPVISEIPTLMASGSLDPVTTTRNTNEALVHLKNGYGVVFPDESHDLFNPCFLQITEDFLNNPYDKPDLVCSSIRQPIEWNLAKPSQ
- a CDS encoding serine hydrolase; its protein translation is MKNTAGKNISRIGINNCKVIIVVVLMVLLSSVRVKAQMTAKQIDSIVNKAINNMDNTVGFAIGIVKDGKIVHVKGYGVNSIESKEAVTADTPFGIASNSKAFTSAALAILVEQGKINWEDKVVDYIPEFKMYNDYVTNNFNIQDLLTHRSGLGLGAGDLMIFPDGSEFTINDVLTAFQYFEPTTAFRTKFDYDNLLYLVAGELTARVSGKTWETFVQDEILKPLEMNNSYGSYNEAHKNDKIAIAHSFDGETLKAIQNPESTLGTNVKPKMNGAAGGIWASANDMCKWMLVQLNEGKYGANLDKTLFSEQQQQEMWRVHTPMNKQSDPRSPFKVHFTGYGLGWFLSDFNGYFKVEHSGLIAGMSSEVTLIPELELGIVVLNNSEGAGFLNGLMGFVLLDEYLQLETGIDWLEMAKGMQRQDGPMGDPDSERVWAEVEANKNVKVNKSNYVGIYEDEWFGKVEVFEKDGDLWFKSYKSPRLNGKMAFYNGNTFAIKWEYQDMKADALALFALDEKGKAQSIKMKGISRFIDFSFDFQDLDLKRVSNNTSTTSKTR
- a CDS encoding outer membrane beta-barrel protein; translation: MKIFLVVCIFITALSTTHAQEISTKGKIVDEFNSAVPYASVVFKSDTSADTVFGVLSEEDGSFSISLEKDRYTLEITVVGLQSTTSSIDLTSAGETYDLGAILLKTVALDEVVVKNRNSPYKLNLDKKEYKVSGDLFSKGGTLSDVIQNVPSVQIDANGALSLRGSADIIVLLNGKPSGLTASTDLLRSIPASSIDKIEVITNPSGKYVAQGSAGILNIVLKKGKAKGFNGSVEIFGGHRLNAGSNININGANDKSSWYINSGVGYSEPKGKNSVELQNFETTPDRTSQNSERIRKQLYGLVNIGGAHDIRKNQNMSGSFTYRRANANNDNATFYNDFENTQLLASSERLEDENEKNDFLQGEINYSIELDTLGQVLKIGADGQFIQSTENSEITENETFPEMTFLNTDRTFSSEDNQRFLLSVDYELPLNKNQKLELGYLGSFKDITNDFEVVTGTGSEFVPIPEFTNSTTFRENIHSFYVQLGKKYEKIAYQLSLRSELTDIALNDANNTVVVDKNFTDWFPSAFINYNPNEEEEYRLSFTRRILRPSGFIYLPFSSYTDERNIFVGDPDINPSYTFSSELGYSYKISNSLTLTPTLYFRNTEDEVEFFVEKRTITINEEEREVFASTLTNIGTYTAYGLELGVSYKPANWWDIYFESTFNGFNQKGNVRGASFDGTGVLIYGRLNHTVNLSKKLKVQWQNNYRGPIETGQYRRKGIYAMNMGLNYDIFKGNGAITLNVVDVLNSNIRRVTSFGSDFTRDLELQNRVRQINLSLSYRFDPKSKTKQGNQYDKNEIIN
- a CDS encoding GAP family protein; its protein translation is MADVAILPLALSVMLGPQILVGMLLITRKDPIKSSLIYITAIILTLILTTYMYYSIIQRTDLHMASFAGVPMLKYFLIILFIVLIIRSLLKRHQVTAPPKWMQGIATASLGKIFMIGLCLIAFMPTDIAVTFSIGSILNSASSSFLEAWPFFGAVLFISFLPLIIYFSLGSNGSQYLEKVNRWLNTHGYIINIIVFTFFIFLLI